aatgcaagcaaaaaaatacaaattatagaaatgaactgggaaaaaaataacaacagtggaactgatttttttttttttactaaaagttatcaataaatatataatctttattttattttttattttatttatttatttatttttggggggggggtcttttttattattattattattattgtccgtcatcataataaaaattaatttccctgttgttgttttatttttattttcatttacttttattgaGGGAGTTATCGCGAGATTTGGCAAAACAAGAGGGCGCATGGCGCTGCGCATGCTGTTCATAAAGGACAAACACGACCTTTAATTCTGTAAGTTCATCTGTTTTCTGACCTCCAAACAGTTAGTTGTTTGacgtttatttaatatttaaatgcagcATGTTGTAATACATAGCGGCGGGAGACTCTTTAACAAGTATTAGTCTTTTTGGAGTTCATAGTTAATACAGAACTGACACGTGAGCTGGAAGACACCGATCTtccataaatgcatgaattatccTATTAGTTCATCATTATAAAGAATATTGTGGCAGTACCATGATACAGTCATTGTGTTTGAATATTCGTATTGAATATGCAACTCAACtcttatatgcatttatttacatattcctGTAGTAATTAGCACTGCAAATTGATTTGAATTGACGACAGGTTTTTATCTACCTTCATTTAGGCATACTCGCAGACCATCTGGGAAGATTTCATTGGGTAAAAATACAAGTTATGGAGGAACCCTCAAAGTTTGAGCGATATGTGTACAAAAATGCTTCAGTTTACCATTATATGAAGATATCTCTGTAAGTGATATGAGATAGGTCAGTGTTGATCTGCTAATTTTAATGCAATTATTAGATGGTGCATGAAATTAAATTTTcgcctttattatttttttaagagttttGGAGAGtggaaacaaaaatattactgaTGCACAGTTCAAACAATTGATTATCTGTGGACTCAAAGACCTGTACGGAGAGGTAAGCACAtagtatttctctctttttttacaatttgagtgtaatgattcagttattGTTTCTTTGTAAAATAACTTAACTGCTGAGGGGGGGGGAGTCCAAAAATAGACTGTGAAATAGCATAATACATTGAGAATGGTTAATTTAATCATAAATGATGccgaaatgtaaaataattatatatgacaataattatgaataataaatgtcaaataattaaaaattgcttaaattatctaattaaccaactaaattttcattttggattaTAGTTTAATGATCAAGTTTTTTgtattacataaataattaaaaatgtaaaaaatatatatattttacagtccaTAAACCTTTTTGTGTTATATATAATATGAGCTGTGTTGAGTCATTTGTTTCGACTTGATCCTTATTTCtgacttgttttttttgtatGGCAGGTTGGAGCTTCTTTTCCATTTGATTTGCTTAAATTTGATCAGAACGAACTGACCGGTATACTGAGAGTGTACAACAGGTAAGACATGCTCAAAGAACAAATCTTGTACATTTAGGCCAAAGAGTTGAAAC
This DNA window, taken from Carassius auratus strain Wakin chromosome 47, ASM336829v1, whole genome shotgun sequence, encodes the following:
- the rpp14 gene encoding ribonuclease P protein subunit p14, which translates into the protein MEEPSKFERYVYKNASVYHYMKISLVLESGNKNITDAQFKQLIICGLKDLYGEVGASFPFDLLKFDQNELTGILRVYNSGLVKLWSALTLLGSYQNEACAFRVTQVSPFLLALSGNSRELRFADQLI